The following proteins are co-located in the Hydrogenophaga sp. RAC07 genome:
- a CDS encoding sensor histidine kinase: MPPLNLATIARRAFAAVVFNTVIALAITVVMGDTFAENMVYSQCIGMLIWGLIDGGRYVLHASGWPGAPAMAALVVGAVLVAYPLGSASANFMLGRELLLGLKNFPRATLGFVLMSLSAGAFGAYYFTSREMLARARLASEEAQRQATEARLRLLESQLEPHMLFNTLANLRALIGTDPVRAVAMLDRLNDFLRATLRASRADATAGRHTLADEFARLRDYLELMALRMGPRLRYALELPEALSHQSVPPLLLQPLVENCIRHGLEPSVDGGEIRVVARRGEGGLELEVSDTGVGCEAEPAAGFGLSQVRERLTTAYPGQARLHWHSAPGAGTRALLTLPLHTP, translated from the coding sequence ATGCCGCCGCTCAACCTCGCCACCATCGCCCGCCGGGCCTTTGCCGCCGTGGTGTTCAACACGGTCATTGCGCTGGCCATCACCGTGGTCATGGGTGACACCTTTGCGGAGAACATGGTGTATTCCCAGTGCATCGGCATGCTGATCTGGGGCCTGATCGACGGAGGGCGCTACGTGCTGCACGCCAGCGGCTGGCCCGGCGCGCCCGCCATGGCCGCGCTGGTGGTGGGCGCGGTGCTGGTGGCCTATCCCCTGGGCAGCGCCAGCGCCAACTTCATGCTGGGCCGGGAACTGCTGCTGGGCCTGAAGAACTTCCCCCGCGCCACCCTGGGCTTCGTGTTGATGTCGCTCTCGGCCGGTGCCTTTGGTGCGTACTACTTCACCAGCCGCGAAATGCTGGCGCGCGCCCGACTGGCCAGCGAAGAAGCCCAGCGCCAGGCCACCGAAGCGCGCCTGCGGCTGCTCGAATCTCAGCTGGAGCCGCACATGCTGTTCAACACCCTGGCCAACCTGCGCGCCCTCATCGGCACCGACCCCGTGCGCGCCGTGGCCATGCTGGACCGGCTCAACGATTTCCTGCGCGCCACGCTCCGGGCCTCGCGCGCAGACGCCACCGCCGGGCGCCACACCCTGGCCGACGAATTCGCCCGCCTGCGCGACTACCTCGAACTCATGGCCCTGCGCATGGGTCCACGCCTGCGCTACGCGCTCGAACTCCCTGAGGCGCTGAGCCACCAGAGCGTACCGCCGCTGCTGCTGCAGCCGCTGGTGGAAAACTGCATCCGCCACGGGCTGGAGCCCAGCGTGGACGGCGGCGAAATCCGCGTGGTGGCGCGTCGGGGTGAAGGCGGTCTGGAGCTGGAGGTGAGCGACACCGGTGTGGGTTGCGAGGCCGAGCCCGCGGCCGGCTTCGGCCTGAGCCAGGTGCGCGAACGCCTGACCACCGCCTACCCCGGCCAGGCCCGGCTGCACTGGCACAGCGCCCCCGGCGCCGGCACCCGCGCCCTGCTCACCCTGCCCCTGCACACCCCATGA
- a CDS encoding ABC transporter permease, giving the protein MNALAAMRSAWRALLANPLRSLLTMLGIIIGVASVITMIAIGQGATERVQEHMKVLGANVMLVLPGTANTGGVRQGAQTSQALTEADALAIALEVPEVQVAAPSSRATVQAVFGGTNWSTPVFGTTNDYLEARDWPLASGRLFEAGEVQGAAKVVLIGQTVARELFGDQDPVDQVIRLRNVPMTVIGVLERKGQNSWGSDQDDVAIVPISTFRNRVQGDAAGRLKRVGSISVKVRDGHDMKAAEDNIRELLRQRMRVQVEGDEPFRIRNLTEMLQAQEASSQVMTLLLSAVAGVSLIVGGIGIMNIMLVSVTERTREIGLRMAVGARGRDILSQFLIEAVTLSLMGGAIGVLLGALATWATAQFAGWQVSMTLNSIVLAAGFSALVGVFFGFYPARRASRLLPIQALRHE; this is encoded by the coding sequence ATGAACGCACTGGCGGCCATGCGCAGCGCCTGGCGGGCCTTGCTGGCCAACCCCTTGCGCAGCCTGCTCACCATGCTGGGCATCATCATCGGTGTGGCATCGGTCATCACCATGATCGCGATCGGGCAGGGCGCCACCGAGCGTGTGCAGGAACACATGAAAGTGCTGGGTGCCAACGTGATGCTGGTGCTGCCCGGCACGGCGAACACCGGCGGCGTGCGCCAGGGCGCGCAGACCAGCCAGGCCCTCACCGAAGCCGATGCGCTGGCGATCGCGCTGGAGGTGCCCGAGGTGCAGGTGGCCGCGCCGAGTTCGCGTGCCACCGTGCAGGCGGTGTTTGGCGGCACCAACTGGAGCACGCCGGTGTTCGGCACCACCAACGACTACCTCGAGGCGCGCGACTGGCCGCTGGCTTCGGGCCGCCTGTTCGAGGCCGGCGAGGTGCAGGGCGCGGCCAAGGTGGTGCTGATCGGGCAGACCGTGGCGCGAGAACTGTTCGGCGACCAGGACCCGGTGGACCAGGTGATCCGCCTGCGCAACGTGCCGATGACCGTGATCGGCGTGCTGGAGCGCAAGGGCCAGAACTCCTGGGGCTCGGACCAGGACGACGTGGCCATCGTGCCCATCAGCACGTTTCGCAACCGCGTGCAGGGCGACGCCGCGGGGCGGCTCAAACGCGTGGGCAGCATCTCGGTGAAGGTGCGCGACGGTCACGACATGAAAGCCGCGGAGGACAACATCCGCGAGCTGCTGCGCCAGCGCATGCGGGTGCAGGTCGAGGGCGACGAGCCGTTCCGCATCCGCAACCTCACCGAGATGTTGCAGGCGCAGGAGGCTTCGAGCCAGGTCATGACGCTGCTGCTCTCGGCGGTGGCCGGCGTGAGCCTGATCGTGGGCGGCATCGGCATCATGAACATCATGCTGGTCAGTGTGACCGAGCGCACGCGCGAGATCGGCCTGCGCATGGCGGTGGGTGCGCGCGGGCGCGACATCCTCTCGCAGTTCCTGATCGAGGCCGTGACGCTCAGCCTCATGGGAGGCGCCATCGGTGTGCTGCTGGGCGCCCTGGCCACCTGGGCCACAGCGCAGTTCGCGGGCTGGCAGGTGAGCATGACGCTCAACTCCATCGTGCTGGCGGCGGGCTTTTCGGCGCTGGTGGGCGTGTTCTTCGGCTTCTACCCGGCGCGTCGGGCGTCCCGGCTGCTGCCGATCCAGGCACTGCGGCACGAGTGA
- a CDS encoding efflux RND transporter periplasmic adaptor subunit, whose translation MKRSQWMTGVVVLALVAAGAWWWSQRSAQAAVQYRTAPIERGGMQVSVSASGTVNPVTQVSVGTQVSGQVRAVYVDFNTEVKAGQLIAEIDPQTFEYRVSSAQADVNAARAAVAIAVANAASSRANVSRVQSDLAEAQRTHERNLSLVAQGFIAQSEADRTRAVLISAQESLRAVQALVGVSEAQIHSAQANVAQREAALAQARIDLSRTRITSPVNGIVIKRTVEKGQTVAASLQAPELFVIAQNLSDMQVDASIDEADVGRIRPGLKARFTVDAFPGQTFEGEVRQVRKAATNVSNVVTYVAVVRFANESGRLLPGMTANVRVVTESRANVLKVPNAALRVRVPGLEPTTAAAGPTDAPAVAPGRAGRIHLLNDQGQPVAYPVRLGVSDGTATELLVPPDSSEAGVLVEGAQVITGVTAPASSRRTSGPRMSF comes from the coding sequence ATGAAAAGATCGCAGTGGATGACAGGTGTGGTGGTGCTGGCCCTGGTGGCGGCTGGCGCCTGGTGGTGGAGCCAGCGCAGCGCGCAGGCGGCCGTGCAATACCGCACCGCGCCCATCGAGCGGGGCGGCATGCAGGTCAGTGTGTCGGCCAGCGGCACGGTGAACCCGGTCACGCAGGTGTCGGTGGGCACGCAGGTGTCGGGCCAGGTGCGCGCGGTGTATGTGGACTTCAATACCGAGGTGAAGGCCGGCCAGTTGATCGCCGAGATCGACCCCCAGACCTTCGAGTACCGCGTGAGCTCCGCGCAGGCCGACGTGAACGCGGCGCGCGCGGCGGTGGCGATTGCGGTGGCCAATGCGGCGTCGAGCCGGGCCAATGTGTCGCGCGTGCAATCCGACCTGGCCGAAGCGCAGCGCACGCACGAGCGCAACCTGAGCCTGGTCGCGCAGGGTTTCATTGCGCAGAGCGAGGCCGATCGCACGCGCGCCGTGCTGATCTCGGCACAAGAGTCGCTGCGTGCGGTGCAGGCGCTGGTGGGCGTGAGCGAGGCGCAGATCCACAGCGCGCAGGCGAATGTGGCGCAGCGCGAGGCCGCGCTGGCGCAAGCCCGCATCGACCTCTCGCGCACGCGCATCACCTCGCCGGTCAACGGCATCGTGATCAAGCGCACGGTGGAAAAGGGCCAGACGGTGGCCGCCAGCCTGCAGGCGCCCGAGCTGTTCGTGATCGCACAAAACCTCTCCGACATGCAGGTGGACGCCAGCATCGACGAGGCCGACGTGGGCCGCATCCGGCCGGGGCTGAAAGCGCGCTTCACCGTGGATGCGTTCCCGGGCCAGACCTTCGAGGGCGAAGTGCGCCAGGTGCGCAAGGCCGCCACCAACGTGTCCAACGTGGTGACCTACGTGGCGGTGGTGCGGTTCGCCAACGAGTCGGGCCGTTTGCTGCCGGGCATGACGGCCAATGTGCGCGTGGTGACCGAATCGCGCGCGAACGTGCTGAAGGTGCCGAACGCGGCGCTGCGCGTGCGGGTGCCGGGCCTGGAGCCGACCACAGCAGCCGCTGGCCCCACCGATGCCCCTGCGGTGGCTCCGGGCCGAGCCGGTCGCATCCATCTGCTGAACGATCAAGGCCAGCCCGTGGCCTACCCGGTGCGCCTGGGCGTGAGCGACGGCACGGCCACCGAACTGCTGGTGCCGCCCGACTCGTCCGAGGCGGGCGTGCTGGTCGAAGGCGCGCAAGTGATCACGGGTGTCACCGCGCCCGCCAGCAGCCGGCGCACCAGCGGCCCGCGAATGTCGTTCTGA
- a CDS encoding LytR/AlgR family response regulator transcription factor has translation MNATALIAEDEPLLAQALQAELAIAWPELTVVKVVGDGEAAVAQALALRPDVLLLDIRMPGRTGLEAAAELAEEWPDDQAFPALVFVTAFDAYAVQAFEAQAVDYLLKPVQPERLRLTVQRVQALLAQRRPATGPLDATLEQLRCLMAQTPSTATRLQVIPASVGNSIRMVHLGEVLAFEASDKYVRVLLAQGEVLIRTPLKELMPQLDATVFWQIHRGTVVRADAIESVNRNEAGRLGLRLRARPETFAVSRLYADRFRAM, from the coding sequence ATGAACGCCACCGCCCTCATCGCCGAAGACGAACCCTTGCTGGCCCAGGCGCTGCAGGCCGAACTGGCGATCGCCTGGCCCGAGCTGACGGTGGTGAAGGTGGTGGGCGACGGCGAAGCCGCCGTGGCGCAAGCGCTGGCGCTGCGGCCCGACGTGCTGTTGCTCGACATCCGCATGCCCGGGCGCACCGGGCTGGAAGCCGCTGCCGAACTGGCCGAAGAGTGGCCCGACGACCAGGCCTTCCCCGCGCTCGTGTTCGTGACCGCGTTTGACGCCTACGCCGTGCAGGCCTTCGAGGCGCAGGCGGTGGACTACCTGCTCAAACCCGTGCAACCCGAGCGCCTGCGCCTGACCGTGCAGCGCGTGCAGGCCTTGCTGGCACAACGCCGGCCCGCCACCGGCCCACTGGACGCCACGCTGGAGCAACTGCGCTGCCTCATGGCCCAAACGCCATCGACCGCAACGCGCCTGCAGGTGATTCCGGCCAGCGTGGGCAACAGCATCCGCATGGTGCACCTGGGGGAGGTGCTGGCGTTCGAGGCGTCCGACAAATACGTGCGCGTGCTGCTCGCACAAGGCGAGGTGCTGATCCGCACCCCGCTGAAAGAACTGATGCCCCAGCTGGACGCCACCGTGTTCTGGCAGATCCACCGGGGCACCGTGGTGCGCGCCGACGCCATCGAGAGCGTCAACCGCAACGAAGCCGGCCGCCTGGGCCTGCGCCTGCGCGCCCGACCCGAAACCTTCGCCGTGAGCCGGCTCTACGCGGACCGGTTTCGGGCGATGTGA
- a CDS encoding 2TM domain-containing protein — MKLHQHTATEPDLDRLARRRAGARMGWYAHALVFLAVNTALMGISLASGRHWAIYPALGWGLGLLMHGVGVWLALGGGGLQARLVAQERERLMRERQGL, encoded by the coding sequence ATGAAGCTGCACCAGCACACCGCCACCGAACCCGACCTGGACCGCCTCGCCCGCCGACGCGCCGGCGCCCGCATGGGCTGGTATGCCCACGCCCTGGTCTTCCTGGCCGTCAACACCGCCCTGATGGGCATCTCGCTGGCCAGCGGGCGCCACTGGGCCATCTACCCCGCGCTCGGCTGGGGCCTGGGCCTGCTCATGCACGGCGTGGGCGTGTGGCTGGCGCTCGGCGGCGGGGGGCTGCAGGCGCGGCTGGTGGCGCAGGAACGCGAGCGCCTGATGCGGGAGCGCCAGGGCCTGTGA
- a CDS encoding alpha/beta fold hydrolase — protein MSLIVFSHANSFPASTYRVLFKSLRARGHAVRAVDKFGHDPQYPVTSNWPHLVQQLADFAAPEIEAHGQGAWLVGHSLGGFLSLMCAARHPQLGGHAVRGVVLIDSPVLGGWRARTLELIKRTQLVGSVSPGKISHKRRNTWPDADAAHAHFASKKAFAAWDPQVLQDYIDHGTRDAADARGQQHRTLDFNREVETAIYNTLPHNLDRLLRRHPLQCPVGFIGGTRSLEMKQVGMAMTHRLVGKRHPERMAMIEGSHLFPMEQPLETAAAIDTMLQSLQGKT, from the coding sequence ATGTCGTTGATCGTTTTTTCCCACGCCAACAGCTTTCCCGCCAGCACCTACCGCGTCCTCTTCAAGTCCCTGCGCGCCCGCGGCCACGCGGTGCGGGCGGTGGACAAGTTTGGTCACGACCCGCAGTACCCCGTCACCAGCAACTGGCCGCACCTGGTGCAGCAGCTCGCCGACTTTGCCGCGCCCGAGATCGAAGCACACGGCCAGGGGGCCTGGCTGGTGGGCCATTCGCTGGGCGGCTTTTTGAGCCTGATGTGCGCCGCGCGCCACCCGCAACTGGGCGGGCACGCGGTGCGCGGTGTGGTGCTGATCGATTCGCCGGTGCTCGGCGGCTGGCGCGCGCGCACGCTGGAGCTGATCAAGCGCACCCAGCTGGTGGGTTCGGTCTCGCCCGGCAAGATCAGCCACAAGCGGCGCAACACCTGGCCCGACGCCGACGCGGCACACGCGCATTTCGCCAGCAAGAAGGCGTTTGCCGCCTGGGACCCGCAGGTGCTGCAGGACTACATCGACCACGGCACCCGCGATGCCGCCGACGCGCGCGGCCAGCAGCACCGCACGCTGGACTTCAACCGCGAGGTCGAGACCGCCATCTACAACACGCTGCCGCACAACCTGGACCGCCTGCTGCGACGCCACCCCTTGCAATGCCCGGTCGGGTTCATCGGCGGCACGCGCTCGCTGGAGATGAAGCAGGTCGGCATGGCGATGACGCACCGGCTGGTGGGCAAACGCCACCCCGAGCGCATGGCCATGATCGAAGGCAGCCACCTGTTCCCGATGGAGCAGCCGCTGGAGACCGCCGCCGCCATCGACACGATGCTGCAATCGCTGCAAGGCAAAACGTGA
- a CDS encoding DUF2306 domain-containing protein, with amino-acid sequence MQLTPLIAIHMTAALAAVAIGPLALWARRGHASHQSRSQRPRLHRAAGYAWVTLMLITAFSAIFISDPTLPNIAGFSAIHLLIPIVLGALFLAFRQLLRGNVKGHRITMLSLYISGCLIAGAFTLAPGRVLGQLVWGQWLGLV; translated from the coding sequence ATGCAACTCACTCCCCTCATCGCCATCCACATGACCGCGGCCCTGGCCGCAGTGGCCATCGGCCCCCTGGCCCTGTGGGCGCGCCGCGGCCACGCCAGCCACCAATCCCGCAGCCAACGCCCCCGGCTGCACCGCGCCGCGGGCTACGCCTGGGTCACGCTGATGCTCATCACGGCGTTCTCGGCCATCTTCATCAGCGACCCCACCCTGCCCAACATCGCCGGCTTCTCGGCCATCCACCTGCTGATCCCCATCGTGCTGGGCGCGTTGTTCCTCGCCTTTCGGCAACTGCTGCGCGGCAACGTGAAGGGCCACCGCATCACCATGCTGTCGCTGTACATCAGCGGCTGCCTGATCGCGGGTGCGTTCACGCTCGCCCCCGGGCGCGTCCTCGGCCAGCTGGTCTGGGGCCAATGGCTCGGCCTAGTCTGA
- a CDS encoding ABC transporter ATP-binding protein, whose amino-acid sequence MALIEARSLTKTYRMGGHAVHALAGVSLDIEAGEFVAIMGPSGSGKSTLMNILGCLDLPDGGEYRLAGEAVQHMSADALAAVRNRRIGFVFQQFNLLPRTSALENVELPMVYAGVPTAERQRRAREALERVGLGDRTGHTPAELSGGQQQRVAIARALVNQPQLILADEPTGALDTHTSEDVMGLLAGLNAQGITVVLVTHEHEIADWARRRLVFRDGQLHEDAAQAGRAAPVVAA is encoded by the coding sequence ATGGCCCTCATCGAAGCCCGCTCCCTCACCAAGACCTACCGCATGGGTGGCCACGCGGTGCATGCGCTGGCGGGCGTGTCGCTCGACATCGAGGCCGGTGAGTTCGTGGCCATCATGGGCCCGTCCGGTTCGGGCAAGTCCACGCTGATGAACATCCTGGGTTGCCTGGACCTGCCCGATGGCGGCGAGTACCGCCTGGCTGGCGAAGCGGTGCAGCACATGAGCGCCGACGCGCTGGCCGCTGTGCGCAACCGGCGCATCGGTTTTGTGTTCCAGCAGTTCAACCTGCTGCCGCGCACCAGCGCGCTGGAGAACGTGGAGCTGCCCATGGTGTACGCCGGTGTGCCCACGGCCGAGCGGCAGCGGCGCGCCCGCGAAGCGCTGGAACGCGTGGGCCTGGGGGACCGCACCGGCCACACGCCGGCCGAGCTCTCGGGTGGCCAGCAGCAGCGTGTGGCGATTGCGCGTGCGCTGGTCAACCAGCCCCAGCTGATCCTGGCCGACGAGCCCACCGGCGCGCTCGACACCCACACCAGCGAAGACGTGATGGGCCTGCTGGCCGGACTCAACGCCCAGGGCATCACGGTGGTGCTGGTCACGCACGAACACGAGATCGCCGACTGGGCGCGACGCCGCCTGGTGTTTCGCGACGGCCAACTGCACGAGGACGCAGCCCAGGCCGGCCGCGCGGCGCCGGTGGTGGCGGCATGA
- a CDS encoding PAS domain S-box protein, translating to MTPPSPPGSPLQRVWQRLAEWQPDSHSIWTRLAVALVITMLAAWMRVALAPAESGGRFITLSLAAAVSALYGGFRVGMFSTVVGMLAINFVLVKPYFSFAFENPVEAFWLNLWHLLTQLVVVGAIALMQRQNRHLREATALIQQGKQQLEDTFEQGATGMTHSHLNGEWIRINQTYCDIFGYTKAEMMTMHFRDFTHPEDLEVDLAQFHRALNDEIHHYSFEKRYIHKQGHVVWAYLTISLVRKASGEADYVIAVVQDISALKHAEQALRTSEHLLRQAHELAGLASWQADVAKRRFTTLSGSHETLGLPQAEFTDTELLAITHPDDRPHVLRQWALAVQGKAVYDIEYRIRYGGEWHWFTVRAEFERDAHGRAVRALGVTRDVTERKRNEMEIQQLNASLEHRIDARTRALKAAYDELESYSYAVAHDLRSPLRIINGFAQALREDNPKLDADSRAHLERIMGASKKMGELIDGLLTLSQFSRGELQRKPVNISNIANRLLDEFASADPQRDVRWEIEPDLNAMADPPLVEALMQNLLNNAWKYTAKTPQAVIRVYAQDVNGQTRFCVSDNGAGFDMARANKLFQPFQRLHMPHEFAGLGIGLATSLRIVQRHGGGLAATGEPGKGAMFCFSLYAPLTA from the coding sequence ATGACGCCTCCCTCCCCACCGGGCAGCCCCTTGCAAAGGGTGTGGCAGCGCTTGGCAGAATGGCAGCCCGACAGCCACAGCATCTGGACGCGGCTGGCCGTGGCGCTGGTGATCACCATGCTGGCGGCCTGGATGCGGGTGGCGCTGGCGCCGGCCGAGTCGGGCGGGCGCTTCATCACCCTCTCGCTTGCTGCAGCCGTCTCCGCGCTCTACGGCGGCTTTCGTGTCGGCATGTTCAGCACGGTGGTGGGCATGCTGGCAATCAACTTCGTGCTGGTCAAGCCCTACTTCAGCTTCGCCTTCGAGAACCCGGTCGAAGCCTTCTGGCTCAACCTGTGGCACCTGCTCACGCAGCTCGTGGTGGTGGGCGCCATCGCCCTGATGCAGAGGCAAAACCGCCACCTGCGCGAGGCCACGGCGCTCATCCAGCAAGGCAAACAGCAGCTGGAGGACACCTTCGAGCAAGGCGCCACCGGCATGACCCACAGCCACCTCAACGGCGAGTGGATCCGCATCAACCAGACCTATTGCGACATCTTCGGCTACACCAAGGCCGAGATGATGACGATGCATTTCCGGGACTTCACCCACCCGGAAGACCTGGAAGTCGACCTCGCCCAGTTCCACCGCGCTCTCAACGACGAGATCCACCACTACAGCTTCGAGAAGCGCTACATCCACAAGCAGGGTCACGTGGTCTGGGCCTACCTCACGATCTCGCTGGTGCGCAAGGCCTCGGGCGAGGCCGACTACGTGATCGCCGTGGTGCAGGACATCAGTGCCCTCAAGCACGCCGAGCAGGCCCTGCGCACCAGCGAGCATCTGCTGCGCCAGGCGCACGAACTCGCCGGCCTGGCGAGCTGGCAGGCCGACGTGGCCAAGCGCCGTTTCACCACGCTGTCGGGTTCGCACGAGACCCTGGGGCTGCCGCAGGCCGAGTTCACCGACACCGAGCTGCTCGCCATCACCCACCCCGACGACCGACCCCACGTGCTGCGCCAGTGGGCGCTGGCGGTGCAGGGCAAGGCGGTTTACGACATCGAGTACCGCATCAGGTACGGCGGCGAATGGCACTGGTTCACTGTGCGCGCCGAGTTCGAGCGCGATGCCCACGGCCGCGCCGTGCGCGCCCTGGGTGTCACGCGCGATGTGACCGAGCGCAAGCGCAACGAGATGGAGATCCAGCAGCTCAACGCCTCGCTGGAGCATCGCATCGACGCGCGCACGCGCGCCCTGAAGGCCGCGTACGACGAGCTGGAGAGTTACTCCTATGCGGTGGCGCACGACCTGCGTTCACCGCTGCGCATCATCAACGGCTTTGCCCAGGCCCTGCGCGAAGACAACCCCAAGCTCGACGCGGACAGCCGGGCCCATCTGGAGCGCATCATGGGCGCCAGCAAAAAGATGGGCGAACTCATCGACGGCCTGCTCACGCTGTCGCAGTTCTCGCGCGGCGAGCTGCAGCGAAAGCCGGTCAACATCAGCAACATCGCCAACCGCCTGCTGGATGAGTTCGCCAGCGCCGACCCGCAGCGCGACGTGCGCTGGGAGATCGAACCCGACCTCAACGCCATGGCCGATCCGCCCCTGGTCGAGGCGCTCATGCAGAACCTGCTGAACAACGCCTGGAAATACACCGCGAAGACGCCGCAGGCGGTGATCCGTGTCTATGCCCAAGACGTCAATGGCCAGACCCGTTTCTGCGTGAGCGACAACGGCGCGGGTTTCGACATGGCGCGCGCGAACAAGCTGTTCCAGCCGTTTCAGCGCCTGCACATGCCGCACGAGTTCGCGGGTCTGGGCATCGGCCTGGCCACCTCGCTGCGCATCGTGCAGCGCCACGGCGGTGGCCTGGCGGCCACCGGTGAGCCGGGCAAAGGCGCCATGTTCTGCTTCAGTCTCTACGCACCCTTGACAGCCTGA